Part of the Olsenella profusa DSM 13989 genome, TGGTGAAATGGCCCACGCCCCAAAGGGCTGTGGCTAACTACCGATAGCGTACACGACCGTGCGCGAGTTCCAGGTCTCGTAGGAGCAAGTGGAGAAAGCGTAAAGGTGCTCGACTTCTACTGGCTCCTCGTGAACCACCTCGCTCTCGCCGAAGCATCCCTTGGCGTACTCGGTGAAGGCCGCATCATCCTCGAATTCGGTCCGCAGCTGCTCGTAGCTCGCGTCGACCACGTTGGCGGCGACGGCTTCGAGCTCGTGCCGTTGGTTGTCGGAGCGCGTGTAGAGGTGAATCGTGCGATGGCCCTCCGCGTAATCGGTATCGCTGAAGCTGGCGAAGTCGGCGAACACGCTGCCGTCGTCCATGTGGTGTCCGTAGACGACCGTGAATGGTCCGTCCAGGGCGCAGTCGCGGGTTATGGGCTTAGACTCATAACGGTGGACGTGAGCGCGCTTGGTAAAATTGCATCAACGGTTCGAGGAGAAAGACTACGGCCATGCCCGACAAGGAACCCACCAGGAATGAATCGGCGATTGCCCTCTCAAGCGATGCGCAGATCAGGGACATGATCTACACCGTGCGGGGCCAGCAGGTCATGCTCGACAGTGACCTAGCCGAGCTGTATGGCGCTGAGACGAAGGTGCTCAACCAGGCCGTGAGCAGAAACTCTAAACGCTTTCCCGACCGATTCTGCTTCCGAGTCACGCGAGAAGAAGCTGAAAGTCTAAGGTCACAAATTGTGACCTTACGCCCTGAACTGGGCAAACAGGACACATGGTGGCGCTACATGCCGCGCGTCTTCACCGAGCAGGGCGTGTCGATGCTCTCCGCCGTGCTGCGCAGCGACACGGCCATCGATGTGAGCGTGCGCATCATGGATGCCTTCGTCGAGATGCGCCACTTCATTGCAGACAACGCCCACATGTTCGAGCAAATCAGGAGCATCGACCATAGGCTGGACGGTCTCGAGCGCTCGACCGACGAGCGCTTCGAGCGCGTCTTCGACTACATGGAGACCCACGAGGCATCGAGCCAGAAGGTCTTCTTCGAGGGTCAGGTCTACGACGCGTTCGAGCTGCTGGTCTCGCTCGTGCAGAGGGCAAAGCGCGAGATCGTCCTGATCGACGGCTACGTGGACACGGGGACGCTCAACATCCTCGCCAAGAAGGGGCCTAGCGTCACTGTCACCGTGTGGACGCATCCCAAGGCCAGCCTCACCAAACGCGACGTCGAGACCTTCAACGCACAATACCCGACGCTTGAAGTGCGCCATACAGCCTCATTCCACGACCGCTTCCTCATCCTGGACGGCACCGAGGGCTACCTGGTGGGAGCGTCCCTGAAGGATGCCGGTAAGAAGAGCTTTGCCCTTGCCAGACTTGAGGATTCCTCCGTCATCAGCTCGATTGTCGCCGCGCTTGGCGAGTAGGTGAATAGAACGTTCAGCAGCTTTGAGATCACAAACTGTGACCTCAAAGTGCTTGGACACCGAAGTTGAGCCTGCGCTCGCTAAAGGCCGCACGGGGGGCGAGGCCCGCCATGCAGGAATGGCGCCACGGGACCGCCCGCCATCCTCGAGACCCTGTGACAGACTTACTGCATCCTTTTCTGCGTTATCCTTGGCAATCAACCTCTTTCGAACATGGATGCCAAGAACACTGATAACACAGCTGGCGCCAGCGGGGCCATCTGCCCAGGCGGGAAGGGATGGCAGCCTGGAGAGGCGCAGTACGGGTACGAGCTTGCCCACGATCTTTTCATCGACGTCGTCGATGACGGCATCCGCTTGGAGGCGGGGGTGACCTGGCCCACGGACACGGTGACGGGCAAGCGCAGTTCTGGGACGTTCCCCGTATTGGTGGAGTTCACGCCCTACCAGCGGCAGGGCTACGAGGGCCTGCGGCACACGTATCTCGTGGAGCACGGCTACATCGTGGCGCAGGTGCATCCGCGCGGGTCGGGCAAGTCGACTGGCGTGCTGGAGCAGTTCACGAGCCGCGACGGGCTTGATGGTGTGAAGGTCGTCGAGTGGGCGGCAAAGCTCGACGGCAGCAACGGCAAGGTGGGCTTCTTCGGCTCGTCCTACCCCGGCGCATTGGCGCTGGCCACGGCCGCGAGGGTGGGCAAGGGCTCTGCGCTGAAAGCCGTGCTCGCCGCTAGCATCGGCACTGGCGCTCAGTACCGGCAGGCGTGGACGAACAACGGCCTGCCCATAATTCTCACGCCCGGCTCCATGCATACCTTCGAGATGGCGCTCAAGCCCATCCAGTACGGCCTCAGGCCCGGACACCGCCTGCGCCTCGTGCTCTCCGCGCAGGGCCTCGGCCCCACAACCGAGGGGCGCATGCCCGCCGAGGGCGGCATGGGCTTCCTCATCGCCGACCCCGCCGAGCTGACAGCGCCGCAAGAGGCGACCGTGCACGGCGGCGTGTATACCATCGGCTCGGCGGCCCTCGGCATCCCCAGCTGCCCCTCGAGGGCGCTGCCCACGGCGAAGTCCGCCCACACGGGTGGGGAAAGGTACCCACACGCAGCGATGAGTGCCCCGAAGTGCGCGCTCGACGCGTTCCGAAGAATCTTTCCTGGGCAAACGCGGGCCGGATCGCATCGAACGCGCACTTTGGCGCGGCCGTCGTCGTGGCCCCCGTCGCGGGGCCTGCGTCTAGAATGTGCATGGGGCGGCAGGTCGCGTGCGAGGGGCCGTGGCGGCCGCAGAGACGAGGGATGGGGGGCTTCCGATGGGTCATGTCCTGACGAGGAGGGGGCTCCTGGGGGCGGCGCTGGCCGGCGCGGCAGCGCTCCCGGCGTGCTCCGGCGCCGGGGAGGCGCCCGGCGGCTACGGCGTCGGCGAGGTCGCGCCCGCCGCCGACCGGGGCAGCTAGCTGGCCCGGGCTCACGGGCATCGCCGACGCGTCCGGGGAGTGGGTCGTGACCCCGCGCTGGGCGGGGGACCCCTCCTCGGGCGGCCCCGTCGTCTCCGCCGCGGGCGACACCGCCGCCGTGCGCGCCGTGGACGGGCGCGGCCGGCCGACGGACTACGGCTACGTCGGCTGCGACGGCTCCTGGGCGGTGGCCCCCTCCCTCAACGAGGCCCGCGGGTTCTCGGTGTGCGGCCTGGCCGCGGCGCAGGCGGAGGAGGACGACAGCGGCTGCGGGAACGACTGGGGCTACCTCGCCCCGGACGGCTCCTGGGCGCTCGGCCCCGGATTCTCCATGAGCACCGGGGACTTCGGCGCGGACGGCACCGCCCTCGCCGAGTCGAGCGAGGACCCCCAGACGGAGTCCGTGCGCTGGATCGGCGCGGACGGCTCCGACGCGGACCCGTCCCTGCCGTGGGCGGTGGAGCGGTGGCCGTCCGCGGCGTCGGACGGCCTCTGGGGCCTCAGGGACCAGGGCGGCTCCTGGGTGCTCGAGCCCTCCCTCGCCCGCCTGCGCCCCCTCCTCGCCGAGCGGGCCTACCTCGCCCGGGACCCGTCCTCGGGCCTCTGGGGCGTCCTCGCCCCGGACGGCTCCTGGCTGGTCGCCCCGTCCTTCCAGGATGCGTGGTGCCAGGGGGGCTCCCTCCTCGCCCGGGACCCGTCCTCGGGCCTCTGGGGCGTCCTCGCCCCGGAGGGCTCCTGGCTGGTCGCCCCGTCCTTCCAGGATGCGTGGTGCCAGGGGGGCTCCCTCCTCGCCCGGGACCCGTCCTCGGGCCTCTGGGGCGTCCTCGCCCCGGAGGGCTCCTGGCTGGTCGCCCCGTCCTTCCAGGATGCGTGGTGCCAGGGGGGCTCCCTCCTCGCCCGGGACCCGTCCTCGGGCCTCTGGGGCGTGGCCTCCCTCGGCGACGGCTCCTGGGAGGTGGCCCCCGCATGGGGGAAGGTCAGCTCCGGGTACTACAACGCCCGTCCCCACCTGGGCGACGGGTTCTGCGCCCAGGACCCCTCCTCGGGCCTGTGGGGCGTGGCCTCCCCGGACGGCTCCTGGGAGGTGGGGCCGTCCTTCCGCGCGGTCTGCGACTACGCGGGAGGCAGGGTGGTCGCGGGCGCCACGAAGGACGGGCCGTGGGGCATCGCCTCCCCCGACGGCACCTGGCTCACGGAGCCCGCCTACTCCTTCGCCCTCTGGATGCCCGCCGCCGACGTCTTCCTGGCGACGGTGCCGGAGGAGGGGTAGGGGGGCCGGGGCGGCCGTGGCTGGGGCGTGCAGGGGAGATGACCCACGGATGGGAGGGTGTGACGGATGACGGACAAGATGGTGACGGTAGGCACGGACGACGGCCTGAACGCGGGCGCGTCGTCCAGCGTCTCCGGCGCCGCACGTGCGGTGCTCGGAACCAGGGGCGCGCTCTCGGACGCGATCTCTGGGGTGCGGGGGAGCTGCGAGGGGGTGGCCGCGCGGGCCTGCCTGGGCTTCGCCAGCTCGGCGTATGCCGAGCTGGACAGGCCGGGCGGCAGCGCCTCGTCGCTGTCGGGTGCCGTGGCGGGCGCGAACGCCACGCTGCACGAGGCGGACGACGCCTCCGCGTCGGGCTGGAGGGGAGTGGACTAGTGGCCTACTACTACGAGGGGCTCGCCTCATGCGAGAGCGACATGAGGATCCTCAGCACCTTGCTGGATGACTGTGCCCATGCGGAGGGCATGGCGGATGACCTGGGCGGCGATCTGACGAGCCTGGCGTCGGCGACGAACGGCGCGATCCTCTTGGGCGGCCCCGACAGCCTGACCTCGGCGGCGAGCACGCTCGGCGGAGGGCTGTGCGATGCCGTCCGCGCGATCCGCCAGGCCTGCGAGTCCGCGCTCTCGGCCGTGAGCTCTGAGCTGTATCGTTTCCTCGGACACGGATCGCCGCCCCCCCGTGCGGGATGCGAGGTCCGAGAGAGACGAGGAGGCAGCATGGCGAACGCGGGCACCTGCACCGACGAATGCAGGTCGGAGCGCGCCGACCACGTCATGTCGTCCGGCGAGACGGCGACGGGAGCGGCGAGGGGCTGGGGCTCCACCACGAGACGCCGCAGCGCCGGGTGAAGGCGCGGCGCGTCCGGCCCGACGGCAAAGCTCCCGGCAAGCAGGAGCCCGACGGGGTCCGCGAGCTGTGCAGGCGCGTGCGCGAGCCCGGGCGGGGGAACGGGTCCCTGAGAAAGGCGAGCGCCCTCTTCGCCGCCAGCCAGGCAAGGTGACAAGCGCCGCCCGATGGGGGCGGGGAGGGCGAATCATCCCGTGACGACGACGGCCCGCGTGCCGGAGGCGTCTCGCTCGGGCTCCTGCAGCTGGCCCGCGGAGGGCGGGCCGGACGGCCCGTGGGCCGATCTGAGGGAGGCCGCCGGGCGCGTCTGGCTGGAGTCGGGCCGCACCCTCGGCGCCGGATCCGTGCTGGCGCTTCTGCCCGGGGGCTCGCCGGCGCCACGCCCTGCCGCGTGCGCAAGTGCGTGAGGGGGCCGGGCATACGCGGCATGGCCCCCAGCTCGGAGAAGAGGGCCGCCATTCCCGACGAGGGCGCCCCGGCCGGGCCGGGCCTGGCCAAGCGCGACCTCACGGGCCCGGTCCCCGCCTGAAAGCTCGTCGGCGGCATCACCTACCCCAGGGCGCGGGAGGGGCGGCTTCGTCTCGCCGCCGCGGCCGGCCTGTGCACGCGCATGGTCGCCGGCTGGGCGATCTCGGGGCGCATGGCCGCGGGCATCGTCGTCGGGGCGCTCGAGCGTGCCCGGCGGCGCGGCCGCGCCGCCGGCAGCGCCATACTCCATTCCGACCGCGGCTCGCAGCACGCCTCCGGGCTGTTGGCCCGCCGGGCCGACGAGCACGAGGCCAGGCTCTCCGTCGGGCGCACCGGCGGCTGCCGCGACGGCGCGGCGGCGGAGCCCCCTCTCCGGCACGCTCAAGGACGAGATGCACGGCCTGCGTAGATGGGCCGCCCGAGACGGGGCGCGCGACACGGCCATCGGCTGCATCGAGCGCCTCCACGACCGAAGCCGCCCGCACTCGACGATCGGCTACGGGGTTCCCGCCGAAGCGGTGGGGGCGCTCTTCGAGCGGACGAGGCAAACATCCGGAAGCGCCGTCTCGGAGCCGGCGTGCATGGGGAGGATGGCCGCCTGGCGAGGGAGCGGCGTTTTGTGTCCGAAATCTTGGCACAGCTCAATGTGCGACCTGCTGGGCCAGGCGCTGCGCGTCTGCCGCGGGGGCGCGTTCGGCGCGGCGCTGGGATCGACGCCCTTCGGCGCGCCGCTGGCGTCCGACCCGCTCGTGCCCCTCGGCGCGTTCGGCTACGTGGCCGACCCGGCCACGGGCCTGCTCGCCTCGCCGACGAGGCTCTACGACCCCGCTCTCGGGCGCTTCCTCTCCCCGGACCCCGTGGGGGGCGCGCCCGACAGGCCCCACACCCTCAACCGCTACGCCTACGCCGCCTCCAACCCCACGCGCTACTGCGACCCCACGGGCGGGTTTATAAACCTGCTGGCTGGTGGGGTTGGCGCTGTCGTTAGTGGATTTTTTGGGGCTGGCATCGAAATGGGCAAGGAGATGTTGATCGAGGGGAAGTCCTTCGACCAGCTGGACGGCAAGAAGATTGCCGCAAAGGGCGTGGAGAACGCTGTCATCGGAGGGGTCGCCGGCCTCACCTGCGGGGCGTCCCTCGGTGCGAGTATTGCCGCAAACGCTGGGGTGGGGGTCTTGACCGACCTTGCTGACCAGACCTTGGTCGAGGGAACCGCGCGGTACAACCCTCCAGAGGCGGTGGTCGGGCACGCGCTGGTCTATGGCGCGTGGAACGGCCTCTCCGGGGCGACGCAGTACACGACGATTGGCGCGCTGGCCAACCATGTCATCGCGAAGGAGGGGGTCGGGCTTGGCCTGGCGAAGCAGCTCGGGCTGTTCTCCCTGTACCAGCTGAACTCGCAGCCGCTGATCGGCGGTATGATGATGCTCTGGGAAAGGGTCACGGGCTACAGGACGAGCGCCTGCGCCGGGGAGGAGGTCTGACGTGGATCTCGGCATGCTCCTGCGCCTCGTGCCGACACTCGCCGCGGCGGCCGTGGTGTCGCTCCTCGCGCGCCGCGCCGCGCGCGAGCGCGAGGCGGCGGAGGGCCGCCCCGCAGCCCCCGGCGGCGAGCTCTCCTACGGCCTGCCGCCTGTCTTCTGGAGGGTCATGCTGATCGGCCTGGGGTTCCTCGCCTTCCCGCTGATGATCGAGCTGGGGAGCCTCGCCGCCGGGAAGCCGCCCTTCAGGCAGTGGGAGGCCGACCTCATCTTTGTCGTCGCGGCCGCCCTCTCCGTCCTCGCGAGCGCGCACTACCGCACGTGGCGCCTCACGGCCGACGCGGGGGGCCTGCGTCTCAGGCGCCTCGTGCTGCCCAGCCTCGACGTCCCCTGGGAGGAGCTCGACGCGCTCGTCATCTCCAACAATGGCCAGACGCTCTACGTGATGGCGGGCGGAAGGAGGCTCGCCGGCTTCTCGATGGTGTGCGTCTCCCACGGCGACGCCCTGTCGGCGCTCTACGGGGCCGCGCGCTCCCACGGCGCGCTCGTGTCGGCGGAGCGCGACCTGCCCGAGGGGGTGCCGGGCCCCCACGGGGCGCGGCGCCAGACCCTCGACGACCGGGTGGGGGCGCTCCCCGTGTGGGAGCAGCTCCTCCTCGCGCTGGCGTTCATCGCCGCGTTCTCCCTCGCGATGTACCTGCTGCTCGTGCTGCTCATGGGGTAGGGCGCCGTCAACGGCGGGGCCGCCGGCCTCACGGGGGGCTTGGGCCCAGCTACCATGGGGGCAAGTTTCGCTGCTGGTGCGGTTGGGTATGGGTTTGGAGAATGGGGGAGGCCACTGCCGACGGGCGCGCCGTCGACCCTGGGGGGCTCCTCGTGGACTCGGCCGAGCAGGGCGTGGCGAGCTCCGTGGCGTACGCCCCCGGGGGGCTCCATGCGGGAGCGGGCCTCGGAGGTCGCCGGGCCGACGTTCGGCGCCGGGGGGCTGGCGCGGGACGTACCATACGGCATGTCCCAGCTCTGCGACGGCGTCGTGAGGGGGGAGGCGGCCGTCCCGGCGCGCCGCCGGTGGCGCTAGACTGGTGACGGGCGATGGCGCTGGCGCGGGGGAGGGGCGACATGGGGGAGTTCATGAGGAGGCACCGGCGCGACGCGCTGGTCGCCCTGCTCGTTCTCGCCGTGGCGCTCGGGGCCGGGGCCGCGCTCGACCGGGCCGGCACGGCCGGGGGCGGCGACGGCGGGCAGGCCCAGGTGCAGGCCCAGCCCGCCGATGAGGGCACCACCGGCGGCGACCCCGGCCGGGACGCCGCGCCCGGCGCGGGGGGCGAGGAGGCCGCCATCGTCCCGGAGTCGGAGCGCGTCGCACCGGAGGGCACGAGGCGCCTGAGGCTCCCGGGGATGATGACGGGCGGCAGCGTCCCCGATGCCCAGAGGTACGCCCGCGACCTCCTCGACGCCTCGCCGAGGGCCTGCGAGGCGGCCTACGCCAACGAGGACGGCACGGTGGACGTCTGGCAGACTCGGGAGCAGTCGGAGGAGAACGTCCGCAGGGTCTCCGAGGAGCTGGGCTCGACCGAGGAGGAGCTCGCCGGGAAGGGCATCGGCCTGGAGGTGTCGGGCGACCGCCGCTCAATCACCCTCACGGTCGGCGCCGGCGCGAGCAGGGAGGACCTCGCCTACGGGATCTCCCGCGCGGTTCCCGGGGTGGCGTACCTGCAGGTGGAGGAGACCGGCGGCGAGGGCTTCGCGCTCTCCGTGGACGTGGCGGACGGGACCACGGGCGAGGTGATGGGGCACTTCGACCAGGACACGTACCAGGGCTGGAGCATGGGGCCCGCCTGGGTCGGGGGAGGCGGGGCGTCGTGAGCCGGCTGGCCGGCCCGCGCGGCGTGGGGGGCCTCTCGGAGGACCTGCACGACCCGTCGGCGCCCATCCACTCGCTCGTGCGCAGGCGCACGGCGGCGGGGGGAGCGCGTCTACCTGCAGACGCCGGCGGGCTGCGTCGGCGCCGTCGACCCGGCGACGGGGGAGCTCGAGCCCGTCATGTGCGACCAGCTGGGCCAGGCGCTGCGCGTCTGCCGCGGCGGGGAGTTCGGCGCCGCGCTGGGATCGACGCCCTTCGGCGCGCCGCTGGCGTCCGACCCGCTCGTGCCCCTCGGCGCGTTCGGCTACGTGGCCGACCCGGCCACGGGCCTGCTCGCCTCGCCGACGAGGCTCTACGACCCCGCTCTCGGGCGCTTCCTCTCCCCGGACCCCGTGGGGGGCGCGCCCGACAGGCCCCACACCCTCAACCGCTACGCCTACGCCGCCTCCAACCCCACGCGCTACTTTGACCCGACGGGAGGGGAGGTGGTACTTGCCGCTATTGGTGCTATTGCTGCAGGGGCGGCGTTTGCCGCCGCCGAGGCGGCCAACGAGGCTATCAGCGGCCAGCCGCTAGATCCTGCAACGATAGGTGTTGCTGCTGGCAAGGGCGCCGTGTGTGGCGCTTTGGCGGGAGCCACCAACGGGCTTTCCCTTGCACCACTCCTACTCGCAAACTTTGGAGTCGGTGCTGGTGCCTCTGCCTTGGGCACAGTCGTAGACGATGGAATTCATGGTCGTAGCACGGACTATGGTGCGCTTGGTCTCAACGCCCTTAAAGATGGCGCGCTGAACGCGGTAACCATGACTGTGGGTGGCCTGGCCTGGCAGTCTGCCACGAAGGTGGCCGGGGCGGAGGCTGGCAAGGACCTGCTCGGGAGGAACGTCGCGTTCGCCGCGCAGCAGTTCCACGAGAACCTCGTGAAGGGCGTCGTGACGGACCCGAGGGCCCTCGCGAAGATGTACGAGAGCGTCTCCGAGGCGCTCGCCGGCTTCATGGGGGGCGGCTGCGCCCCCGAGGGGGAGGGGGAGTGACGATGGCGTGGGCAGTCGGCGCGTTCCTGGCGGTCTCGGCCGTGGGCCTCGTCTGGCGCCTCGCGTCCCGCCGCGACCGGGGCGCCGCCGTCGTCGCGCCGGGCGCCCTGGAGTGGCGCATGTCGCGGGTGTGGCCGGCCTTCGTGGCCGCCTGCGGTGTGGCGTTCCTCGTGCCCGCGGCCTGGGTCCTTAGCCGCGCTCGTCCCGAGGAGGCCTGGGTGCTCTGGGGGTTCCTCGCCTTCGCCGCGTTCGCCTTCCTCGTGGCCGCCCACATCGCCTCCTGGCGCGTCCTCGTGGACGGCGAGGGCGTCCACGCGAGGAGGTGGCTCTTCGGCCCGCGCGACGTCGCCTGGGGCGACGTCGACGCCCTGAGCGTCGTCATGGCGCAGCGTATGATGGCGGGCAGCGTGGACTCGGTCGCCGTCATGTCCGGCGGCAGGAAGGCCATGAGGATAAGCGGGCTCGTCCTCGGCGGCCCGGCCTCCCAGGGGCGCTTCCTCGACGAGGCCCGCCGCCGCGGCATCCCCGTGGCGCACCCCTCCGAGCTGCCCGCGGGCCTCACCCCCTGGGGGCCGCTGCACCGGCGCTACGCCGCGCTGCCCGGGTGGAAGCAGAACGTGGTCGCCATCGCCATCACCGCCGCCTCGCTCGGCGCGTTCTTCCTCCTGCTGTACGTCATAGGCACCGCCGTCGGGCAGATAAGGTAGGGGAGGGGGGCTGACGTGGATCTCGGCATGCTGCCGCGCCTCGTGCCGACGCTCACCGCGGCAGCAGGCGCTCGTGGTCGTACCCGCCACGCTCCTGGGGACGGCGGCCATCTTCGGCCTTATGATGCTGGTGTGCTACCTGGCCGTGGGGCACCTGTAGATGCGGTGGCGAGGACCCTGCCTGTCCCTGCGGCCGGTGGTCCTGTCGGTGGGGTTCTCGGCCTTGCGAAATAAGCGCGGGCATATATGCGAGGCGTGAGGAGATCAGGAGGGACGGGATGAGGGACTTCATGAGGAGGCGCCTGTGGGACGCGCTCGTCGTCCTAGCCGCCGTCGCCGTGGCGCTCGGGGTGCGCGCCGCGCTCGCCCCGAGCGGGGCGAGCGCGACGACACGGGGGCAGTGGGGCGACCTCCTTGGCTATGACGCCCTAGAGGAGGCCCTCTCGTTCATCTCGTCTGGGGGGATGTCATTGGCGGCGGACCAGGCTGGCATGACGTCCAAGCTTGCCAATGGGCTAGCCGTCCTCTCCGATTGGCTTGAGCGCTATTCGAGGTACGCAGTAGTGGCGTGCGCCCAAGGGGGTCGGTAGCGTGGACTACCCGATCCTCTCGCGCGTCGTGGGGGCGCTGGTTACCGTTGCGCTAATGGTTCTGCTCTTTCGTCGCATGGGGAAGCAGTCCCAGGAGAGGCGCGCCGCTTTGCCGGTGGAGGGTGCCGTTTCCTGCGGCCTTCCTCCTGCGCTCTGGAGGTTCTTCCTCGTGGCCGCCCTCATCCTGCTTGCCCTCGTCGGCATGCTCGGCTTCGCCGCGCCCGCGCTCACAGGTGGTGACCCCCTTGGCCAGCTGCCCGCCAAGCTCGGCTTCCTCGCGGCGGCCGCCCTCTGCGCGCTCCTTGGCGCGCACTACCGCACGTGGCGGCTCGTCGCTGACGGCGAGGGCCTGCACCTGAGGCGCCTGCTGCTGCCGAGCCTCGACGTCCCCTGGGGAAGGCTCGACTCGTTCGCGTTCTCGAACGACGGCCAGGGGGCCTACATCGTCTCTGACGGGAGAAAACGTGCCTCGTTCCCCGTGGTGTGCCTGGCGTATGGAGGTGACTCGGCTCGACTTGGCGAGGTGGTGCGCTCTCATGGGGTCCCTACGGAGCTGGAGCGCGACCTGCCGGAGGGGGTGCCGGGCCCGCACGGGCTCGAGCGTCGGCAGTCCTTCGACGACCGGATGAGGGCGCTTCCCGTGTGGGAGCAGCTCCTCCTCGCGCTGGCGTTCATCCTCGTGTTCTCTGCCGTGTTCCTTCTGCTCGTCGTGCTGCTCATGGGGTAGGGCGCCGTCGGCGGGGACGTCCCCGTGGCCTCCGGGGTGGGGGGCGGGCATGGAGATGGTGGGGCATAGGCTCTCAGTCCAGGGAAGGTAGGTTGGTACTGTGCTACCTTGGGTGGCGGTCGGGAGCCGGCGGCGGAGGCTGGCGAGGGCCCGCCCGGGAGGGACGTCGCGTTCGCCGCGCAGCAGTTCCATGAGAACCTCGTGAAGGGCGTTGTGACGGATCCGAGGGCCCTTGCAAAAATGTACGGAAACCTTTCTAGGTCGCTTGCTGGCCTCAGGAAGGGCGGCTGCGTTCCCGAGGGGCAGGGGGAGTGACGATGCTCTGGGCTGTTGGCGTGCTTCTGGCGTTGTCTGCCGTGGGTTTCGTCTGGCGCATCGCGTCCCGCCATGACCGGGGCGCCGAGTCGCCCGACCCGGGCGTGCTGGAGTGGCGCATGTCCCGCGTGTGGCCGGCCTTTGTCGTCGCCTGCGGCCTCGTCTTCCTGGGCTTCGCGGTGTGGGCGGGCCTCGCGTCCCCCGAGTCCGACAGGTGGACGGCTTGGGGGTTCCTCGGCTTCACCGCGTTCGCCTTCCTCGCCGCCGCCCACATCGCCTCCTGGCGCGTCCTCGTGGACGGCGGGGGCGTCCACGCGAGGAGGTGGCTCTTCGGCCCCCGCGACGTCGCCTGGGGCGACGTCGACGCCCTGAGCGTCGTCATGGCGCAGCGTATGATGGCGGGCAGCGTGGACTCGGTCGCCGTCATGTCCGGCGGCAGGAAGGCCATGAGGATAAGCGGGCTCGTCCTCGGCGGCCCGGCCTCCCAGGGGCGCTTCCTCGACGAGGCCCGCCGCCGCGGCATCCCCGTGGCGCACCCCTCCGAGCTGCCCGCGGGCCTCACCCCCTGGGGGCCGCTGCACCGGCGCTACGCCGCGCTGCCC contains:
- a CDS encoding RHS repeat-associated core domain-containing protein, encoding MCDLLGQALRVCRGGAFGAALGSTPFGAPLASDPLVPLGAFGYVADPATGLLASPTRLYDPALGRFLSPDPVGGAPDRPHTLNRYAYAASNPTRYCDPTGGFINLLAGGVGAVVSGFFGAGIEMGKEMLIEGKSFDQLDGKKIAAKGVENAVIGGVAGLTCGASLGASIAANAGVGVLTDLADQTLVEGTARYNPPEAVVGHALVYGAWNGLSGATQYTTIGALANHVIAKEGVGLGLAKQLGLFSLYQLNSQPLIGGMMMLWERVTGYRTSACAGEEV
- a CDS encoding DDE-type integrase/transposase/recombinase, translated to MTYPRAREGRLRLAAAAGLCTRMVAGWAISGRMAAGIVVGALERARRRGRAAGSAILHSDRGSQHASGLLARRADEHEARLSVGRTGGCRDGAAAEPPLRHAQGRDARPA
- a CDS encoding RHS repeat-associated core domain-containing protein, whose product is MCDQLGQALRVCRGGEFGAALGSTPFGAPLASDPLVPLGAFGYVADPATGLLASPTRLYDPALGRFLSPDPVGGAPDRPHTLNRYAYAASNPTRYFDPTGGEVVLAAIGAIAAGAAFAAAEAANEAISGQPLDPATIGVAAGKGAVCGALAGATNGLSLAPLLLANFGVGAGASALGTVVDDGIHGRSTDYGALGLNALKDGALNAVTMTVGGLAWQSATKVAGAEAGKDLLGRNVAFAAQQFHENLVKGVVTDPRALAKMYESVSEALAGFMGGGCAPEGEGE
- a CDS encoding ORF6N domain-containing protein; translated protein: MIYTVRGQQVMLDSDLAELYGAETKVLNQAVSRNSKRFPDRFCFRVTREEAESLRSQIVTLRPELGKQDTWWRYMPRVFTEQGVSMLSAVLRSDTAIDVSVRIMDAFVEMRHFIADNAHMFEQIRSIDHRLDGLERSTDERFERVFDYMETHEASSQKVFFEGQVYDAFELLVSLVQRAKREIVLIDGYVDTGTLNILAKKGPSVTVTVWTHPKASLTKRDVETFNAQYPTLEVRHTASFHDRFLILDGTEGYLVGASLKDAGKKSFALARLEDSSVISSIVAALGE
- a CDS encoding CocE/NonD family hydrolase, whose translation is MDAKNTDNTAGASGAICPGGKGWQPGEAQYGYELAHDLFIDVVDDGIRLEAGVTWPTDTVTGKRSSGTFPVLVEFTPYQRQGYEGLRHTYLVEHGYIVAQVHPRGSGKSTGVLEQFTSRDGLDGVKVVEWAAKLDGSNGKVGFFGSSYPGALALATAARVGKGSALKAVLAASIGTGAQYRQAWTNNGLPIILTPGSMHTFEMALKPIQYGLRPGHRLRLVLSAQGLGPTTEGRMPAEGGMGFLIADPAELTAPQEATVHGGVYTIGSAALGIPSCPSRALPTAKSAHTGGERYPHAAMSAPKCALDAFRRIFPGQTRAGSHRTRTLARPSSWPPSRGLRLECAWGGRSRARGRGGRRDEGWGASDGSCPDEEGAPGGGAGRRGSAPGVLRRRGGARRLRRRRGRARRRPGQLAGPGSRASPTRPGSGS